Proteins from one Erythrolamprus reginae isolate rEryReg1 chromosome 6, rEryReg1.hap1, whole genome shotgun sequence genomic window:
- the CDPF1 gene encoding cysteine-rich DPF motif domain-containing protein 1 isoform X1, producing the protein MEAARYVFVARMESKNDMFECELCGLTAPYNYYGHKPPNPYSVTLLEDCYVMSDPFTPDKDKFLILGAQCSRCHKLVCAGPDCSLFYSKRFCLPCVKAHITEFPLEIEEDLKKKGHLKSPKKGDSKKSGEKPG; encoded by the exons ATGGAAGCGGCAAGGTACGTTTTCGT TGCCCGGATGGAATCGAAAAATGACATGTTTGAATGTGAGCTGTGTGGATTAACAGCCCCTTATAACTACTATGGACATAAACCTCCCAACCCTTACTCAGTCAC gcTCTTGGAAGACTGTTACGTTATGAGCGACCCGTTCACCCCCGacaaggacaaattccttatcCTTGGAGCACAGTGTAGTCGGTGTCACAAACTGGTGTGTGCTGGCCCG gaCTGCAGTCTTTTCTATTCCAAAAGGTTTTGCCTCCCCTGCGTAAAAGCACACATAACCGAATTTCCTTTGGAAATAGAagaagatttgaaaaaaaagggACACTTAAAATCTCCCAAAAAAGGAGATTCCAAAAAGTCAGGGGAAAAGCCAGGCTGA
- the LOC139168933 gene encoding polycystin family receptor for egg jelly-like — MHFFFMFRVCFPLVLSLCLAPSLVTSNHTYWEKEDDKPQTSSSWDTNCEDGWFRGVELLSRAWKQLRGGFSPPHCWVWRSISRHNMLLCSRRGALELVFEERDLRPSPISARIAIQGFSCSCSHLHQHLRIKLHCQDVSLFLLWPSTFPKHQWKQIQLSCCSRLGKTRWRLLNRYRSGGLLAFFLPINHHPYSSLGNHYRRSSYFRRHLMAHSTHLPSFCVKQGPLVTPTMDVQVEPILLHLYSARSKLLCIPHRTVRLFWNVSSTKSQRKIYSLVDVQGKRFWSTTYNPYALRNNYSMAPSPPSFRNKVVARFSLVLEEAESGDLSGALDFSGGILGLRTKNPPLAYLTVNTRKIKAGTYFFTHRWGFFYLIKGSSGHIPPNTYHHFYQQQSLSYLITIEFVHWCWYRFSIHLYLNRKGVHLKSYSEKDVEVHIFNSGPSFVPSSVFIAWFIPLQNPLLQHKWTFNLQCLGAEKEDLLRNAIYSYRDRVKNAARFISDLPFNPALYAGFIARVNCTRIGQIRIVLETKVSSYTSKVLKSTVDCLQRFCFLKRVKIQESRHTNPVLNYSKKVSFTLSADIEANCPESKQTHIMWRIYKFPDVKTGPDWSKPLNPPGVGKKDLFILNIPADSLDEGLYLFNLTTTLITMDTLEKAEGSDSVFVRIRPDKLWAVIAGGDLQTVGFSDQWILNGSASSDPEAAQPFEGLTFTWYCSRQKTDYISMTLTETGKCHPHQADLKWTTSSEPVQTVLPRTLQENATYYFLLVVRKGKRQAQTEQRVQVQPDAWLLLTLTCVENCGSLVIPTERFCLLGKCQNCRRFYRPRFRWSLFSRNSSELQFDWASKTSTGRTNPYLCMEPLSLMPMSEFSFRLALTVSLEGHEPLLCNYSFVVNIPPALGKCSLNPPVGIAFLTKFSVHCRGFRDQHLPLSYKVKVALDSMEMPIRGNSTLGTVVYFGNRSKSPPSFLPVGIPSKRYLLDLYVQVYDDLGAYSQITLSTIVHSPLKAKEPDVVLKELHSLTSAPISGNYFSVGYFVHMVASALNDLEVLPRLHSSKTKLRETLLNHLAGIPTTNIVEANHVIASILQITQEIEEVNGKSQLLVVRKLKDVTDGLRRRNRENGGSKEIYDLGTAILEGLSNVLKASLLKTPQSHRIVAEESMSVTEILADLLLQGIVPGEHETIIGADGCTITLRKEEKWDISETSAKRRDCQNCFYPKVKQAEYDRLPDDAIISTVLYDFDENPLFWLPSSDNISTRVAGFKMVGIQPDGDVIEIVPEVAEMILARNEEKTAVLEVVVERSQNFAEASGGFSFEVRRNSKDILIQIVTQLKLTFQVFIYVGLKLRHPPIAVFSIYHNRPVVSKTKYYTGDHCVFQIPYVFCLSQRLLKSIFRGSKAEKQNISIVFQGDHFLGDHSSQRLGLVLFTADCLYLDDDRTFWRQDNCHLGPQTTWQKLHCICAGKRRTTRTVDPPTGSTSVGNVTFLAGKVTVYPDPAEIRKIQLAQIQKNPVIILTLAFIFLTYIPLAIWALRKDKADVESRAHAIVLPDNDPFDKVCYLVTVYTGSRFGAGTTASVFFQLVGDQAVSDVHRLSHRKHVPFLRGSINTFLLTSKNDLGDIYCLQAWHDNAGSSPSWFLSRVKVENMYTKQSWMFICRKWLAINRDDGLIGRVFIVVQPSEPLSKMDFFLICFAKDFADNHLWFSLLAPVCTGSFNRLQRLSCCLATVFCVLLINMMFFKADVDRQMHPWHVQYLRLLTTGLQSAFISVPLQMIITALFKYSQAEPSDQKTPETQQKLCPPLTPGNLRNWEELLQKCYFLETASKSPETGFPDGGFATASHPQNTADQKHIRWRQRAKSRYNCTIPEGDANIISTEEEASEVGCTNFNFNNKYVEKGAEHPMKTPNAPSMLFFKRPRIISWWNKYVSWMLVLVVSAASCFSIILYGTSQSNRTSLGWLAASAISLLVSMFFLQTLSILFFAALKSLHSNSCENIPWSIKETFLEIKLNEASMNADDMRELHYDLVRMRGSKRYQPLEEDEITIFKKREKIRRQAFIFLKDVLCHFVFLMLILNIAYSMENTTSFHYNQDMKSKLSTGLFEVSKIKEIHQWLREVFLQLIHNAPKPTFLPDTGSKILGLPKMRQIRAKRSEKECFYPQSFVNKFVISKSHCLHKYGVDEEDHGNYLGSWNNPVNESVANHSGNFTGFTYHKVRDPWRYDSYGERNAYEAGGYTFNFHPKETISESMNKMVSLEENNWLDENTWALIVELTAFNCDTDLFCSISVVFEVSNLGPINTTLWIHSYKLPIFKHLDGGEKFVFVLVGYMLFFYIIDEFCVVEQERLNYLKNICNLINFGIKAVCCFFLLQLGFKFKLASSLIELYLRQPNQYIPFHKAASVDKTLRVTLGFLAFLIVLKTLRYSRFFYDVRLAQRSILAALPGICSMALVVAVYFFVYMAFGYLVFGQYEWNYNMMSHSAQTVFSYCVSAFKDTAFQSNRALGGLFLASFLMVMICVLINLFQAVIMSAYDDTKQPVYEEPSNEAEAVNFLLHKFSRIWAFITCRPVSTPDTELFNRVLFGLPERKSRHHLGLKARKINGKKMVYLVI; from the coding sequence ATGCATTTCTTCTTCATGTTTAGGGTTTGTTTCCCCTTGGTCCTTTCTCTATGCCTGGCCCCATCACTGGTGACATCTAACCACACCTATTGGGAGAAGGAAGACGACAAACCCCAGACCTCGTCTTCATGGGACACTAACTGTGAGGATGGTTGGTTCAGAGGTGTAGAGCTTCTTTCAAGAGCTTGGAAGCAACTGAGGGGTGGGTTTTCTCCACCGCACTGTTGGGTTTGGAGGTCCATCTCGAGACACAATATGCTTCTGTGCTCAAGACGTGGGGCGCTGGAACTAGTCTTTGAAGAACGTGACCTCCGTCCTTCTCCAATCTCCGCCCGTATTGCAATCCAGGGTTTCTCCTGTTCCTGTAGTCATCTTCACCAACATCTGAGAATTAAGTTGCATTGCCAAGATGTCTCTCTGTTCCTTCTCTGGCCATCCACATTCCCCAAACATCAATGGAAACAAATTCAATTAAGCTGCTGCTCACGCCTAGGTAAAACAAGATGGCGCCTTCTTAACCGTTATAGATCGGGTGGCCTCCTAGCCTTTTTCCTTCCCATCAACCATCACCCATATTCTTCACTAGGTAATCACTACAGGCGCTCCTCCTATTTCAGGCGTCATCTCATGGCGCACTccacccaccttccttccttctgtgtcAAGCAAGGCCCTTTGGTCACGCCTACTATGGACGTGCAGGTGGAACCCATCCTATTACATCTCTACAGCGCCCGTTCCAAATTGCTCTGCATCCCTCATAGAACTGTCCGTCTATTCTGGAATGTCTCTTCAACCAAGTCCCAACGAAAGATCTACAGCCTGGTGGATGTTCAGGGCAAAAGGTTCTGGTCTACTACATACAACCCCTATGCTTTACGGAACAATTACTCCATGGCTCCGAGTCCGCCATCTTTCAGGAACAAAGTTGTGGCTCGTTTCTCTTTGGTTCTTGAAGAGGCAGAATCTGGGGATTTGAGTGGGGCGTTAGATTTCTCAGGGGGGATTTTAGGTCTAAGGACCAAGAATCCACCTCTGGCTTATCTTACCGTCAACACACGGAAAATCAAGGCAGGCACCTATTTTTTTACCCACCGGTGGGGTTTCTTCTATCTTATCAAAGGCTCTTCTGGTCACATTCCTCCCAACACTTACCACCATTTTTATCAACAGCAAAGTCTCTCTTACTTGATCACCATTGAATTTGTCCACTGGTGCTGGTACAGGTTCAGCATCCATCTGTATCTTAACCGAAAAGGAGTCCATTTGAAGTCTTATTCAGAGAAAGATGTAGAAGTTCACATTTTCAACAGTGGCCCTTCGTTTGTGCCAAGTTCGGTCTTCATTGCTTGGTTTATTCCTCTGCAGAATCCTTTACTCCAGCACAAGTGGACCTTCAACCTACAATGTTTGGGTGCAGAGAAGGAAGATCTTCTCAGGAATGCTATCTACAGTTATAGAGATCGTGTCAAAAACGCGGCCCGTTTTATATCTGACCTTCCTTTTAACCCTGCTTTATATGCAGGCTTCATAGCACGAGTCAATTGTACACGCATCGGCCAAATACGCATCGTTTTAGAAACCAAAGTCAGTAGTTATACCTCGAAGGTCCTGAAGTCTACAGTGGATTGCCTTCAAAGATTTTGTTTCCTTAAAAGAGTAAAAATCCAGGAATCTCGTCATACTAATCCTGTTTTAAATTATAGCAAAAAGGTCTCGTTCACTCTCTCAGCTGATATCGAGGCAAATTGTCCAGAATCAAAACAAACACATATAATGTGGAGAATCTACAAATTTCCAGATGTGAAGACTGGTCCAGACTGGTCAAAACCTTTGAATCCTCCTGGAGTTGGGAAAAAAGATCTTTTCATCTTAAACATTCCTGCTGATAGCCTGGATGAAGGcttgtatttattcaatttgacCACAACGTTAATCACAATGGACACTTTAGAGAAAGCTGAGGGTTCCGATTCTGTGTTTGTCAGGATTAGACCCGACAAACTCTGGGCGGTCATTGCTGGAGGTGATTTGCAGACAGTTGGGTTTTCCGACCAATGGATTCTGAATGGATCTGCCTCTTCTGATCCAGAGGCTGCCCAACCTTTTGAAGGTCTCACCTTCACTTGGTATTGCTCCAGACAAAAAACGGACTATATTTCCATGACGTTGACTGAGACTGGGAAGTGTCACCCACATCAAGCAGATTTGAAATGGACTACTTCTTCCGAACCGGTACAAACGGTTCTACCTAGAACACTTCAAGAAAATGCCACCTACTATTTTCTCCTGGTGGTTCGTAAAGGAAAGAGACAGGCTCAGACCGAACAAAGAGTCCAAGTGCAGCCTGATGCATGGCTATTACTGACCCTCACCTGTGTTGAGAACTGTGGAAGTTTGGTGATTCCCACAGAAAGATTTTGCCTTCTTGGCAAATGCCAAAATTGCAGGAGGTTTTATAGGCCTCGTTTTCGCTGGTCACTTTTTTCAAGAAATTCCTCTGAGCTCCAGTTTGACTGGGCCTCCAAAACTTCAACAGGGAGAACTAATCCATATCTCTGTATGGAACCGTTGAGTTTGATGCCTATGTCAGAATTCTCCTTTAGACTTGCATTAACAGTAAGCCTGGAGGGACACGAACCATTGCTCTGTAACTATTCATTTGTTGTAAATATACCACCAGCGCTTGGAAAGTGCAGCCTTAACCCTCCCGTGGGAATAGCTTTCCTAACAAAATTCTCCGTTCACTGTCGTGGCTTTAGAGATCAACATTTGCCTCTTAGCTATAAGGTCAAAGTAGCATTAGATTCAATGGAAATGCCCATTAGAGGAAACAGTACTTTGGGTACCGTTGTTTATTTTGGCAATCGATCCAAAAGTCCGCCTTCTTTTTTACCCGTTGGTATACCTTCTAAGCGATATCTCTTGGACTTATATGTCCAAGTATATGATGATCTTGGTGCTTACTCCCAAATTACACTATCCACCATAGTACACAGCCCGCTGAAAGCCAAGGAACCTGACGTTGTATTGAAGGAATTGCACAGCCTAACATCCGCTCCTATCAGTGGAAATTATTTTAGCGTGGGATATTTCGTCCACATGGTGGCTTCTGCTTTAAATGATCTGGAAGTGCTCCCAAGACTTCACTCCTCTAAGACCAAACTGCGTGAAACTCTCTTAAATCATTTGGCTGGGATCCCAACGACAAACATCGTGGAGGCAAACCACGTGATCGCAAGTATTTTGCAGATCACTCAAGAAATTGAGGAAGTCAATGGGAAATCGCAGCTTCTTGTAGTCCGTAAGCTCAAGGACGTGACTGATGGGTTGAGAAGACGTAACAGAGAAAATGGAGGTTCTAAGGAAATCTATGACCTAGGAACAGCTATTCTTGAGGGGTTATCCAATGTCCTGAAAGCTTCTCTACTCAAAACCCCACAAAGCCATAGAATTGTGGCTGAGGAATCCATGTCTGTCACTGAAATTTTAGCAGACCTCCTTTTACAAGGCATAGTCCCAGGAGAACATGAAACCATCATAGGAGCTGATGGCTGTACCATCACattaaggaaagaagaaaagtggGATATTTCTGAAACTTCTGCTAAGAGAAGAGACTGCCAAAACTGTTTCTATCCCAAAGTGAAGCAGGCGGAATATGACCGTTTGCCTGACGATGCGATCATTTCTACGGTACTTTATGACTTTGATGAGAATCCACTTTTCTGGTTGCCATCTTCGGACAATATAAGCACAAGGGTGGCAGGGTTCAAAATGGTGGGGATTCAACCCGATGGCGATGTGATTGAAATCGTGCCTGAGGTGGCCGAAATGATCCTGGCCAGAAATGAGGAGAAGACAGCTGTCCTTGAGGTGGTGGTGGAACGCAGCCAAAACTTCGCTGAAGCATCTGGAGGCTTCAGTTTTGAAGTCCGTAGAAACTCCAAAGACATCTTAATCCAGATAGTGACGCAACTAAAGCTCACTTTCCAGGTTTTTATATACGTGGGTCTCAAACTTCGTCACCCTCCCATAGCTGTTTTTAGCATTTACCACAATAGGCCAGTGGTCTCAAAGACTAAGTATTACACAGGTGACCACTGTGTGTTTCAAATACCTTACGTTTTCTGCCTATCGCAGAGGTTACTCAAATCCATATTCCGAGGCAGCAAAgctgaaaaacaaaacatttccaTCGTTTTCCAAGGTGACCACTTCCTGGGGGATCACAGCTCACAGAGACTTGGCCTCGTGCTGTTTACGGCGGACTGCTTGTATCTCGATGACGACCGGACATTTTGGAGACAAGATAATTGCCATCTCGGACCTCAGACTACGTGGCAAAAGCTGCACTGCATCTGTGCGGGCAAAAGGCGCACCACAAGGACTGTTGACCCACCAACAGGAAGTACCTCCGTAGGAAACGTCACGTTTTTAGCAGGGAAGGTGACCGTCTATCCTGATCCAGCGGAGATTAGAAAGATCCAGTTGGCTCAAATCCAGAAAAACCCAGTGATAATCTTGACCCTAGCTTTCATTTTCCTGACCTATATCCCGTTGGCTATTTGGGCATTGAGGAAAGACAAGGCCGACGTAGAAAGCAGAGCTCATGCCATTGTCTTGCCTGACAACGATCCTTTTGATAAAGTTTGCTATTTGGTCACTGTCTATACAGGCAGCCGCTTTGGAGCCGGAACAACAGCCTCTGTTTTCTTCCAATTGGTAGGGGACCAAGCAGTTAGCGACGTCCATCGCTTGAGCCACCGTAAACATGTGCCTTTCCTCCGTGGGTCCATCAATACCTTTCTCCTGACATCTAAGAATGACCTGGGAGACATCTATTGCCTTCAAGCTTGGCATGATAACGCCGGCTCTTCCCCGAGCTGGTTCCTGAGTAGAGTCAAGGTAGAAAACATGTACACCAAGCAGTCTTGGATGTTCATATGCCGAAAATGGCTTGCTATCAATAGAGACGATGGTCTGATTGGGAGGGTCTTCATTGTGGTCCAGCCGTCGGAGCCTTTAAGCAAAATGGATTTCTTCCTCATCTGCTTTGCCAAGGATTTTGCGGACAATCACTTATGGTTCTCCCTTTTGGCCCCCGTGTGCACTGGCTCTTTCAACAGACTTCAAAGGCTCTCTTGCTGCTTAGCCACCGTCTTCTGCGTCCTCCTAATCAACATGATGTTCTTCAAGGCTGACGTGGATCGGCAGATGCATCCATGGCATGTGCAGTATTTGAGGCTCCTGACCACAGGCCTGCAGAGCGCTTTCATTTCAGTCCCTTTGCAGATGATTATAACAGCTCTGTTCAAATATTCGCAGGCCGAGCCTTCCGACCAAAAGACCCCTGAAACTCAGCAGAAACTGTGTCCTCCTTTAACGCCTGGAAATCTGAGGAACTGGGAAGAACTGTTGCAGAAATGTTACTTTCTAGAGACCGCTTCGAAATCTCCAGAGACCGGCTTCCCAGATGGCGGCTTTGCCACCGCCTCCCATCCACAAAACACGGCAGACCAGAAACATATTAGATGGCGGCAGAGAGCTAAAAGCCGATACAACTGCACAATTCCCGAGGGCGATGCCAATATAATTTCAACGGAGGAAGAGGCTTCAGAGGTCGGCTGTACCAACTTCAATTTTAACAATAAGTACGTGGAGAAGGGGGCAGAGCACCCAATGAAGACACCCAATGCTCCCAGCATGCTTTTCTTCAAAAGACCCCGGATCATATCTTGGTGGAACAAGTACGTTTCATGGATGCTGGTCTTGGTTGTTTCTGCCGCATCCTGTTTTTCTATCATATTATACGGCACATCCCAGAGCAACAGAACCTCTTTAGGATGGCTCGCGGCCTCTGCCATCTCGCTCCTGGTCAGCATGTTCTTCCTTCAAACGCTGAGCATCCTTTTCTTTGCGGCCTTAAAGTCGCTTCATTCCAACTCCTGCGAAAACATTCCGTGGTCTATCAAAGAAACTTTCCTGGAGATTAAACTGAACGAGGCGAGCATGAATGCTGACGACATGCGAGAACTGCATTACGACCTTGTAAGAATGAGAGGCAGCAAGCGGTACCAGCCCTTGGAAGAGGACGAGATCACCATTTTCAAGAAAAGGGAGAAGATCCGACGCCAAGCCTTCATTTTCCTGAAGGATGTCCTATGCCACTTTGTCTTCTTAATGCTCATTTTGAACATTGCCTACTCCATGGAAAACACCACGAGTTTTCACTACAACCAAGATATGAAGTCTAAATTGTCTACGGGGCTTTTTGAAGTCAGCAAAATAAAGGAGATTCACCAGTGGTTGAGAGAGGTCTTTTTGCAATTAATTCACAACGCCCCGAAGCCAACTTTTCTCCCAGACACCGGGTCCAAAATCCTGGGTTTACCCAAAATGCGGCAGATAAGAGCGAAGCGTAGCGAAAAAGAATGCTTCTACCCGCAGAGTTTTGTGAACAAATTTGTGATTAGTAAAAGCCACTGCCTTCACAAATATGGCGTCGACGAAGAGGATCATGGGAACTATCTCGGGTCATGGAATAACCCAGTTAATGAATCCGTGGCGAACCATTCGGGCAATTTCACAGGCTTCACTTACCACAAAGTCAGAGATCCCTGGAGATACGACTCCTACGGAGAGCGAAACGCGTACGAAGCGGGAGGGTATACTTTCAATTTTCATCCCAAGGAGACAATCTCTGAATCGATGAACAAAATGGTATCTTTGGAAGAAAACAACTGGCTTGATGAAAATACTTGGGCGCTAATAGTCGAGTTGACCGCTTTTAACTGTGACACGGACTTGTTTTGCAGCATATCGGTGGTCTTCGAAGTTTCTAATTTAGGCCCTATTAACACAACTTTGTGGATCCACTCATATAAACTCCCCATTTTCAAGCATCTGGATGGAGGGGAAAAATTTGTTTTCGTCTTGGTGGGCTACATGCTATTTTTTTACATCATCGACGAGTTTTGCGTAGTGGAGCAAGAGAGACTCAACTACCTTAAAAACATCTGCAATTTAATTAACTTCGGCATAAAGGCGGTGTGTTGTTTCTTCCTTCTGCAACTTGGGTTCAAGTTCAAGCTGGCTTCTAGCCTTATCGAGCTCTATCTCCGTCAACCAAACCAATACATCCCCTTCCATAAAGCGGCTTCCGTTGATAAAACTTTGAGGGTCACTTTAGGGTTTCTGGCCTTTCTGATTGTCCTGAAAACGCTCAGGTACTCTCGTTTCTTTTATGATGTCCGCCTGGCCCAGAGGTCTATTTTGGCCGCCCTGCCAGGGATCTGCTCCATGGCCTTAGTGGTAGCGGTCTACTTTTTCGTCTACATGGCTTTTGGCTACCTCGTCTTTGGCCAATACGAATGGAACTACAACATGATGAGCCATTCGGCACAGACCGTGTTTTCCTACTGCGTTTCCGCTTTTAAAGACACGGCTTTCCAATCCAACCGTGCTCTGGGCGGgcttttccttgcttccttcttgaTGGTGATGATTTGCGTTTTGATCAATTTATTCCAGGCCGTGATTATGTCGGCCTATGACGACACGAAGCAGCCCGTTTACGAAGAGCCTTCCAACGAAGCCGAGGCGGTTAATTTTCTCCTCCATAAATTCAGCCGGATATGGGCTTTCATCACCTGCAGGCCGGTATCGACGCCAGATACGGAACTTTTTAATCGTGTCCTTTTCGGGCTTCCTGAGCGGAAAAGTAGACATCACCTTGGACTCAAAGCCCGGAAAATAAATGGGAAGAAAATGGTGTATCTTGTCATTTGA
- the CDPF1 gene encoding cysteine-rich DPF motif domain-containing protein 1 isoform X2, translating to MEAASARMESKNDMFECELCGLTAPYNYYGHKPPNPYSVTLLEDCYVMSDPFTPDKDKFLILGAQCSRCHKLVCAGPDCSLFYSKRFCLPCVKAHITEFPLEIEEDLKKKGHLKSPKKGDSKKSGEKPG from the exons ATGGAAGCGGCAAG TGCCCGGATGGAATCGAAAAATGACATGTTTGAATGTGAGCTGTGTGGATTAACAGCCCCTTATAACTACTATGGACATAAACCTCCCAACCCTTACTCAGTCAC gcTCTTGGAAGACTGTTACGTTATGAGCGACCCGTTCACCCCCGacaaggacaaattccttatcCTTGGAGCACAGTGTAGTCGGTGTCACAAACTGGTGTGTGCTGGCCCG gaCTGCAGTCTTTTCTATTCCAAAAGGTTTTGCCTCCCCTGCGTAAAAGCACACATAACCGAATTTCCTTTGGAAATAGAagaagatttgaaaaaaaagggACACTTAAAATCTCCCAAAAAAGGAGATTCCAAAAAGTCAGGGGAAAAGCCAGGCTGA